One part of the Ignavibacteria bacterium genome encodes these proteins:
- a CDS encoding OmpA family protein, whose amino-acid sequence MNLTKKIMTLFIAVSLFAWAGCGASNTVKGGAIGTGAGALIGGIIGHAAGSTTTGAIIGGVVGGTAGALIGHNMDKQAEELKKIEDAKVERVGEGINITFDSGILFAVNSASLQPKAKESVQKLADVLKKYPDTNVIIEGNTDNTGSEALNQKLSEKRAKAVSDYVTTLGVSSSRLTTVGKGESNPVASNDTPEGRAKNRRVEIGIVANEKMKNDAATGKLN is encoded by the coding sequence ATGAACTTGACGAAGAAAATTATGACATTATTTATTGCCGTATCTTTATTTGCATGGGCAGGGTGCGGAGCAAGCAACACTGTTAAAGGCGGTGCAATAGGCACTGGCGCAGGAGCTCTTATTGGCGGAATTATAGGCCACGCAGCAGGCAGCACAACTACAGGTGCCATTATAGGCGGCGTTGTAGGCGGTACAGCCGGTGCTCTTATTGGCCATAATATGGACAAACAGGCCGAAGAACTGAAGAAAATTGAAGATGCAAAAGTTGAACGCGTCGGTGAAGGCATCAACATAACTTTCGATTCAGGCATTCTCTTTGCTGTTAACTCTGCATCGCTGCAGCCAAAGGCAAAAGAAAGTGTCCAGAAACTGGCCGATGTACTCAAGAAATATCCTGATACTAACGTAATAATTGAAGGAAATACAGACAATACAGGCTCGGAAGCGTTAAACCAGAAGCTTTCTGAAAAACGCGCAAAGGCAGTTTCTGATTATGTAACCACACTGGGTGTTTCAAGCTCAAGGCTTACAACAGTAGGAAAAGGCGAAAGCAATCCTGTAGCTTCAAATGACACTCCTGAAGGACGCGCAAAGAACAGACGTGTTGAAATAGGAATTGTTGCAAACGAAAAAATGAAAAACGATGCAGCAACAGGCAAATTAAACTAA